A window of Panacibacter microcysteis contains these coding sequences:
- a CDS encoding DUF2961 domain-containing protein, with protein GDGHYQVAQRFGLYRWHITDPIRFDKDLKVTIQALGWREGGRYLPLKDDIASTVFWYQAEPHNAFPPLPSKDELEVN; from the coding sequence AGGTGATGGTCATTACCAGGTTGCACAGCGCTTTGGCCTTTACCGCTGGCATATCACAGACCCCATTCGTTTCGACAAAGATTTAAAAGTTACCATACAGGCACTCGGCTGGAGAGAGGGAGGCCGTTACCTGCCACTGAAAGATGATATTGCCTCTACCGTATTCTGGTACCAGGCAGAACCACACAATGCCTTTCCGCCATTGCCGTCAAAAGATGAGCTGGAGGTAAATTAA